From the Fictibacillus halophilus genome, the window CACAGGGCGGTACGGAGCTACAGGGACACTTGCTTTTTGAAGCGTTTCTTTCTCTTTTAAACGGTGCTGAGTGACAGAGAGAAGACGGCTTCCCTGTGGTAAGTTTCCGTTCTCTTCTAACCAGTTCGCACTCTCTGCATCTATGTTTTCAAACTCGTATGTGACGACATCGCTTTGTTCTGCAAGCTTCTTGATGCCTTCTCGGTCGTCATAAGCTGTTGTGATCTGTTGATCCGCAACTTGCCCGCATGGTGAATTCTCACCTGGCTCTAAAACAACAACGTTCAATCCCATCTCACGAGCGCTCAACGCCATCATGCGGCCAAGCTGACCTCCGCCAAGTATACCAAGTGTTTGTTGTGGTTTTATCGTCTTAAACAAGAAGCTCACTACTTTCGATCGCCAGTTGTTGTGCTGTAGCACGGCGTTGTTTTAAACGTTGTTTGACTCCTTCATCATGTACGGCTACCATCTGTGCGGCTAAGAGCCCAGCATTCGCTGCACCAGCCTTCCCGATCGCAACTGTCGCGACAGGAACACCCTTTGGCATCTGAACGATGGATAACAGTGAATCCATGCCGTTAAGCGCTTTGGATTGAACCGGAACACCGATTACAGGCAGGATCGTTTTTGCTGCGACCATACCTGGCAAGTGAGCTGCTCCGCCTGCTCCAGCAATGATCACTTCAATTCCTCTATGCTCTGCTTCTTCTGCGTATTGAAACATGAGATCCGGTGTACGGTGTGCCGAAACCACCTTCTTCTCGTAAGCTACTTCTAGTTCATCTAATAGGTCACACGCTTCTTTCATTGTTTCCCAATCTGAAACACTTCCCATGATCACGCCAACTTTAGCCATGGTAGCCTCCTTATTGTCAGAAAATATAAAAAAGTCCAGTTGGTATGCTTCTCCCTAATATGAGAGAAAGCAGCCAACTGGACATACGTATCCGATAAAAATAGACAGAAAGATGCTTTCCCTCATAGTCTGATGAAATAACGGTCATCAGGTAGAGACTTACGGGCCATATCCCCGAAATTATATGAGGGCTTTATTCTTCTGGTTTTATTGTAGCAATGATTGTTTTGTTTTGTCAACAAAAATCGAACATTAAGTTGTATATTACATTTAATGTTCGTGTTTTGGTCATTATTGAAGGAGTTTGCCTTCAAATACAATTCGTTGTTCCTTTACTTCTGGTTCCATTCTGCCGTTGCGTTTCACTTCATGGAAAACGGGCTCTTCCATACGTCGTACCGGTGTATAGCCCTCATCGGCCATACGATCCAGACAATCCGAGATCGTTTCTCCTACTTCAACAGCAAACTTCTTTTTAGAAGGTTTCTTCTCCATCTGTTACCTCCTGATACCCTTAACCCAAAATCCACCATGAAACGCTTTTGGTTCATGTGAAATAATAAACGCCTTCGGATCTAAATCCTTTACCGTATTATATAGGTTCATTTCTGATTTACGTGATGTTAAGATTTCCATCATCAAACGCTGTCCTTCACGACCTTCTGCAAGCCAGTTTGTAACACCATAGCCTTTGTTGCGAAGCTCGTTCGGCAAACCGCCTTCGAGATTTGTCGTAATTACGTTAACAGTAGTATATCCAAGTGCAAGCTTTTCTTCAATCTTCATTCCTACTAAAACACCAATTCCATAACCAACCGCATATGCAATTAAGTTTTGAATCTCATTTAAGTTATCAAGAACAAGCCCGAGGCCGACCACATAGATAATAACCTCGAACACACTAATAAAGGCAGCCAAGTACCTTTGTCCTTTCAACGTCAGGATCATCCTGATCGTAAAAAACGATACATATACAATATTGATCAATAAAATGATCCCAACCATGACGAACGCATTATCTAACATGATGGCAAGCCTCCCAAGGTGAAAAATACTTCGTTAAGGATAACACTTTTTGGACAAGTTGGAAACTGGAGAATTGATGCAAAAACAGTTGTAGATTTTAGAGGAGTTTAGTAGGAAGTTTGGCGGATGCTTGGCGGATGCCAAAGTTTCCTTTTTGGGTTTGGGGTTTGAATACGAGGCTCGGCGTAATGCCGAGCTTCCTTTATAAATTGAATTAAAGCTTGGCAGATGCCAAGTTTCCTTTTTAGATGGTTTTAAGCTCCGGGTTAGAGGTGGGAATTTGGTGAAGACTTATAAATATTTTTGAGGACTTATAAACTTTGGTGAAGACTTATAAAATTTTTTGAAGACTTATAAATTCATTTGAGGACTTATAAATATGAAGGCAAGTAAGTTAGACCTTTCTTCTTTCATAAAAACTCTTTATTTATATCCCGAATGTACTGTTTTCAACTTTCAAATGATTCCAAAGTTTATATTTCTAGCTATTTAATAATAAAAGGGTAAAGAAAAGCAGCCTTTTTAATACAAAAAAAGATGGAACGAACATAAAGTTCGTCCCACCTTCTTTGCCTAGCAACGTCCTACTCTAACAGGGGGAAACCCCCAACTACCATCGGCGCTAAAGAGCTTAACTTCCGTGTTCGGTATGGGAACGGGTGTGACCTCTTTGCCATCATCACTAGACCTAACCATG encodes:
- a CDS encoding DUF2179 domain-containing protein, producing MLDNAFVMVGIILLINIVYVSFFTIRMILTLKGQRYLAAFISVFEVIIYVVGLGLVLDNLNEIQNLIAYAVGYGIGVLVGMKIEEKLALGYTTVNVITTNLEGGLPNELRNKGYGVTNWLAEGREGQRLMMEILTSRKSEMNLYNTVKDLDPKAFIISHEPKAFHGGFWVKGIRR
- the purE gene encoding 5-(carboxyamino)imidazole ribonucleotide mutase; the encoded protein is MAKVGVIMGSVSDWETMKEACDLLDELEVAYEKKVVSAHRTPDLMFQYAEEAEHRGIEVIIAGAGGAAHLPGMVAAKTILPVIGVPVQSKALNGMDSLLSIVQMPKGVPVATVAIGKAGAANAGLLAAQMVAVHDEGVKQRLKQRRATAQQLAIESSELLV
- a CDS encoding NETI motif-containing protein, whose translation is MEKKPSKKKFAVEVGETISDCLDRMADEGYTPVRRMEEPVFHEVKRNGRMEPEVKEQRIVFEGKLLQ